From the Lepus europaeus isolate LE1 chromosome 12, mLepTim1.pri, whole genome shotgun sequence genome, one window contains:
- the TOPORS gene encoding E3 ubiquitin-protein ligase Topors isoform X2, protein MGSKQPPGSPLSREEGEAPAPAPAPEGRRRSRRVRLRGSCRHRPSFLGRRELAASAPAGPAPASPEIMASAAKEFKMDNFSPKAGTSKLQQTVPADASPDSKCPICLDRFDNVSYLDRCLHKFCFRCVQEWSKNKAECPLCKQPFDSIFHSVRAEDDFKEYVLRPAYNGSFATPDVRRFRYRTTMTRERNASVYSPSSTVNRRTTTPPDSGVLFEGLGISARPRDVEIPQFMRQIAIRRPTTADERSLRKIQEQDIINFRRTLYRAGARVRNIEDGGRYRDISAEFFRRNPACLHRLVPWLKRELTVLFGAHGSLVNIVQHIIMSNVTRYDLESQAFVSDLRPFLLNRTEHFIHEFISFARSPFNMAAFDQHANYDCPAPSYEEGSHSDSSVITISPDEAETQELDMNIATVSQAPWDDETPGPSYSSSEQVHVAMSSVLNTSDSSDEELVTGGATSQIQGVQTNEDLNNDSDDSSDNCVIVGFVKPLAERTPELVELSSDSEELGSYEKMETVKAQEQEQSYSSSDSDVSRCSSPHSVLGKNEQMNKGRCDSGTRIKSKKEEKRSTSISSPRDLRGDRVNSLYNHRHRKRGRSRSSDSRSQSRSGHDQKNHRKHHGKKRVKSKRSRSRESSRPRGRRDKKRSRTRDSSWSRRSQTLSLSSESTSRSRSRSSDHGRRRSRSRNRDRYYLRNNYGSRYKWEYTYYSRNKDRDGYESSYRRRTLSRAHYSRQSSSPEFRIQSFSERNARKKNNHSERKYYYYERHRSRSLSSNRSRTASTGPDRMRNEKPGGKRKYKTRHLEGTNEVAQQSREFASKVKDSHYQKSSSKLDGNYKNESDSFSDSRSSDRETKHKRRKRKTRSLSVEIVYEGKATDTAKHHKKKKKKHKKKHKKHHGDNTSRSPVVITIDSDSDKDSEVKEDTEYDNNGLPDPLHNEFLAPSLEPFETKEVVTIEDEFGVLDKDCDITTLTSNLNNGNKTVDVIPPQATSVEQTLDVREESTFASDLENQSSNVSLQSEPLRQLPSPRTSLMSVSLGRDG, encoded by the coding sequence ATAATGGCATCAGCCGCTAAAGAATTTAAAATGGACAACTTTTCACCTAAAGCTGGCACTAGCAAATTGCAACAGACAGTACCAGCTGATGCATCTCCTGATTCTAAGTGTCCTATATGCTTGGATAGATTTGATAATGTGTCTTACTTAGATCGCTGCTTACATAAGTTCTGTTTTCGCTGTGTACAGGAGTGGTCAAAAAACAAAGCTGAATGTCCACTATGTAAACAGCcctttgattctattttccattcTGTGAGGGCAGAAGATGACTTCAAGGAGTATGTCTTAAGGCCTGCATATAATGGTTCCTTTGCTACCCCTGATGTTCGGCGATTTCGCTACCGTACAACCATGACAAGGGAGCGGAATGCATCTGTTTATTCACCTAGTAGCACCGTGAATAGAAGAACAACCACTCCGCCAGACAGTGGAGTATTATTTGAAGGATTAGGCATTTCAGCAAGACCTAGAGATGTTGAAATTCCTCAATTTATGAGACAAATTGCAATAAGGAGGCCAACTACTGCAGATGAACGATCTTTACGGAAAATTCAAGAACAAGATATTATTAATTTTAGACGAACTCTCTATCGTGCAGGTGCTCGAGTTAGAAATATTGAAGATGGTGGCCGCTACAGGGATATTTCAGCAGAATTTTTCCGTAGAAACCCAGCTTGCCTTCATAGATTAGTCCCCTGGCTAAAACGTGAGCTCACAGTTCTCTTTGGCGCTCATGGATCTTTAGTCAATATTGTCCAGCACATCATCATGAGTAATGTTACTCGCTATGACTTGGAGAGTCAGGCGTTTGTGTCTGACTTAAGGCCATTTTTACTTAATCGAACTGAGCATTTTATACATGAATTTATCAGTTTTGCTCGATCTCCTTTTAATATGGCAGCTTTTGACCAACATGCCAATTATGATTGCCCTGCTCCTTCATATGAAGAGGGCAGCCATTCTGATTCTTCAGTCATAACAATATCTCCAGATGAAGCCGAGACCCAAGAACTGGATATGAACATAGCCACTGTTAGTCAGGCACCATGGGATGATGAAACTCCAGGACCATCTTACTCAAGCTCAGAGCAGGTACATGTTGCCATGTCTTCCGTTTTAAATACTTCGGACAGCTCAGATGAAGAACTTGTCACAGGCGGAGCCACATCTCAGATACAAGGTGTGCAAACCAATGAGGACCTAAATAATGACAGTGATGATTCCTCAGATAATTGTGTCATCGTTGGGTTTGTTAAACCACTAGCTGAGCGGACCCCAGAACTTGTTGAACTGTCCTCTGATTCTGAGGAGTTGGGCTCGTATGAGAAAATGGAGACAGTGAAGGCACAAGAACAAGAGCAGTCTTACAGTTCCAGTGATAGTGATGTGAGTAGATGTTCATCTCCACACTCTGTCCTTGGAAAGAATGAGCAAATGAATAAAGGCCGTTGTGATTCTGGTACAAGAATCAaatcaaagaaggaagaaaaacgaTCTACATCAATATCATCTCCCAGAGACCTGAGAGGAGACAGAGTAAATTCCCTGTATAACCATAGACACAGGAAGAGGGGAAGATCAAGAAGTTCAGATTCACGGTCCCAAAGTAGAAGTGGGCATGATCAGAAAAATCATAGAAAACATCATGGGAAGAAAAGAGTGAAGAGCAAACGATCCAGAAGCAGGGAGAGTAGTAGACCTAGAGGGAGAAGAgataaaaagagatcaagaactAGAGATAGCAGTTGGTCAAGAAGAAGCCAAACTCTCTCTCTAAGTAGTGAAAGCACAAGCAGATCAAGGTCTCGTAGCAGTGATCATGGGAGAAGAAGATCACGGAGCAGAAATAGAGATCGTTActatttaagaaataattatGGAAGCAGATACAAGTGGGAATATACTTACTATAGTAGAAACAAGGACAGGGATGGCTATGAATCATCTTATAGGAGGAGGACTCTGTCTAGAGCCCACTATTCCAGACAATCTTCAAGTCCAGAATTTAGAATTCAGTCTTTTTCTGAAAGAAATGCCAGGAAAAAGAATAATCACAGTGAAAGGAAATATTACTATTATGAAAGGCACAGATCAAGGAGCCTGTCTAGTAATAGATCAAGGACTGCATCTACAGGACCTGACCGAATGAGAAATGAAAAGCCTGGCGGGAAACGAAAATACAAAACACGGCATTTGGAGGGTACTAATGAAGTGGCTCAACAGTCCCGTGAGTTTGCTTCTAAAGTGAAGGATAGCCATTATCAAAAATCTTCATCAAAATTGGATGGAAACTATAAAAATGAGAGTGATAGCTTTTCAGACAGCCGATCAtcagacagagagacaaaacacaagaggaggaaaaggaaaaccAGGAGCCTAAGTGTGGAGATAGTTTATGAAGGAAAAGCTACAGATACAGCTAAacatcataaaaagaaaaagaagaaacacaagaagAAGCATAAGAAACACCATGGAGATAATACTTCACGGTCCCCAGTTGTTATTACCATTGACAGTGACAGTGATAAGGATTCTGAAGTCAAAGAAGATACAGAGTATGACAATAATGGTCTTCCAGACCCTCTACACAATGAGTTTTTGGCTCCTTCCTTGGAACCATTTGAAACTAAAGAGGTTGTTACAATAGAAGATGAATTTGGAGTCCTGGACAAAGACTGTGACATTACCACACTTACTAGCAACTTAAATAATGGCAACAAAACTGTGGATGTTATTCCACCCCAGGCAACTTCAGTTGAACAAACTCTTGACGTGAGAGAAGAGAGCACCTTTGCCTCTGATTTGGAGAACCAGTCCAGTAATGTGTCTCTTCAGTCTGAGCCATTAAGGCAGTTGCCATCTCCACGGACATCGTTAATGTCAGTGTCTCTTGGTAGAGACGGATAG
- the TOPORS gene encoding E3 ubiquitin-protein ligase Topors isoform X3: MPPGSPLSREEGEAPAPAPAPEGRRRSRRVRLRGSCRHRPSFLGRRELAASAPAGPAPASPEIMASAAKEFKMDNFSPKAGTSKLQQTVPADASPDSKCPICLDRFDNVSYLDRCLHKFCFRCVQEWSKNKAECPLCKQPFDSIFHSVRAEDDFKEYVLRPAYNGSFATPDVRRFRYRTTMTRERNASVYSPSSTVNRRTTTPPDSGVLFEGLGISARPRDVEIPQFMRQIAIRRPTTADERSLRKIQEQDIINFRRTLYRAGARVRNIEDGGRYRDISAEFFRRNPACLHRLVPWLKRELTVLFGAHGSLVNIVQHIIMSNVTRYDLESQAFVSDLRPFLLNRTEHFIHEFISFARSPFNMAAFDQHANYDCPAPSYEEGSHSDSSVITISPDEAETQELDMNIATVSQAPWDDETPGPSYSSSEQVHVAMSSVLNTSDSSDEELVTGGATSQIQGVQTNEDLNNDSDDSSDNCVIVGFVKPLAERTPELVELSSDSEELGSYEKMETVKAQEQEQSYSSSDSDVSRCSSPHSVLGKNEQMNKGRCDSGTRIKSKKEEKRSTSISSPRDLRGDRVNSLYNHRHRKRGRSRSSDSRSQSRSGHDQKNHRKHHGKKRVKSKRSRSRESSRPRGRRDKKRSRTRDSSWSRRSQTLSLSSESTSRSRSRSSDHGRRRSRSRNRDRYYLRNNYGSRYKWEYTYYSRNKDRDGYESSYRRRTLSRAHYSRQSSSPEFRIQSFSERNARKKNNHSERKYYYYERHRSRSLSSNRSRTASTGPDRMRNEKPGGKRKYKTRHLEGTNEVAQQSREFASKVKDSHYQKSSSKLDGNYKNESDSFSDSRSSDRETKHKRRKRKTRSLSVEIVYEGKATDTAKHHKKKKKKHKKKHKKHHGDNTSRSPVVITIDSDSDKDSEVKEDTEYDNNGLPDPLHNEFLAPSLEPFETKEVVTIEDEFGVLDKDCDITTLTSNLNNGNKTVDVIPPQATSVEQTLDVREESTFASDLENQSSNVSLQSEPLRQLPSPRTSLMSVSLGRDG; the protein is encoded by the coding sequence ATAATGGCATCAGCCGCTAAAGAATTTAAAATGGACAACTTTTCACCTAAAGCTGGCACTAGCAAATTGCAACAGACAGTACCAGCTGATGCATCTCCTGATTCTAAGTGTCCTATATGCTTGGATAGATTTGATAATGTGTCTTACTTAGATCGCTGCTTACATAAGTTCTGTTTTCGCTGTGTACAGGAGTGGTCAAAAAACAAAGCTGAATGTCCACTATGTAAACAGCcctttgattctattttccattcTGTGAGGGCAGAAGATGACTTCAAGGAGTATGTCTTAAGGCCTGCATATAATGGTTCCTTTGCTACCCCTGATGTTCGGCGATTTCGCTACCGTACAACCATGACAAGGGAGCGGAATGCATCTGTTTATTCACCTAGTAGCACCGTGAATAGAAGAACAACCACTCCGCCAGACAGTGGAGTATTATTTGAAGGATTAGGCATTTCAGCAAGACCTAGAGATGTTGAAATTCCTCAATTTATGAGACAAATTGCAATAAGGAGGCCAACTACTGCAGATGAACGATCTTTACGGAAAATTCAAGAACAAGATATTATTAATTTTAGACGAACTCTCTATCGTGCAGGTGCTCGAGTTAGAAATATTGAAGATGGTGGCCGCTACAGGGATATTTCAGCAGAATTTTTCCGTAGAAACCCAGCTTGCCTTCATAGATTAGTCCCCTGGCTAAAACGTGAGCTCACAGTTCTCTTTGGCGCTCATGGATCTTTAGTCAATATTGTCCAGCACATCATCATGAGTAATGTTACTCGCTATGACTTGGAGAGTCAGGCGTTTGTGTCTGACTTAAGGCCATTTTTACTTAATCGAACTGAGCATTTTATACATGAATTTATCAGTTTTGCTCGATCTCCTTTTAATATGGCAGCTTTTGACCAACATGCCAATTATGATTGCCCTGCTCCTTCATATGAAGAGGGCAGCCATTCTGATTCTTCAGTCATAACAATATCTCCAGATGAAGCCGAGACCCAAGAACTGGATATGAACATAGCCACTGTTAGTCAGGCACCATGGGATGATGAAACTCCAGGACCATCTTACTCAAGCTCAGAGCAGGTACATGTTGCCATGTCTTCCGTTTTAAATACTTCGGACAGCTCAGATGAAGAACTTGTCACAGGCGGAGCCACATCTCAGATACAAGGTGTGCAAACCAATGAGGACCTAAATAATGACAGTGATGATTCCTCAGATAATTGTGTCATCGTTGGGTTTGTTAAACCACTAGCTGAGCGGACCCCAGAACTTGTTGAACTGTCCTCTGATTCTGAGGAGTTGGGCTCGTATGAGAAAATGGAGACAGTGAAGGCACAAGAACAAGAGCAGTCTTACAGTTCCAGTGATAGTGATGTGAGTAGATGTTCATCTCCACACTCTGTCCTTGGAAAGAATGAGCAAATGAATAAAGGCCGTTGTGATTCTGGTACAAGAATCAaatcaaagaaggaagaaaaacgaTCTACATCAATATCATCTCCCAGAGACCTGAGAGGAGACAGAGTAAATTCCCTGTATAACCATAGACACAGGAAGAGGGGAAGATCAAGAAGTTCAGATTCACGGTCCCAAAGTAGAAGTGGGCATGATCAGAAAAATCATAGAAAACATCATGGGAAGAAAAGAGTGAAGAGCAAACGATCCAGAAGCAGGGAGAGTAGTAGACCTAGAGGGAGAAGAgataaaaagagatcaagaactAGAGATAGCAGTTGGTCAAGAAGAAGCCAAACTCTCTCTCTAAGTAGTGAAAGCACAAGCAGATCAAGGTCTCGTAGCAGTGATCATGGGAGAAGAAGATCACGGAGCAGAAATAGAGATCGTTActatttaagaaataattatGGAAGCAGATACAAGTGGGAATATACTTACTATAGTAGAAACAAGGACAGGGATGGCTATGAATCATCTTATAGGAGGAGGACTCTGTCTAGAGCCCACTATTCCAGACAATCTTCAAGTCCAGAATTTAGAATTCAGTCTTTTTCTGAAAGAAATGCCAGGAAAAAGAATAATCACAGTGAAAGGAAATATTACTATTATGAAAGGCACAGATCAAGGAGCCTGTCTAGTAATAGATCAAGGACTGCATCTACAGGACCTGACCGAATGAGAAATGAAAAGCCTGGCGGGAAACGAAAATACAAAACACGGCATTTGGAGGGTACTAATGAAGTGGCTCAACAGTCCCGTGAGTTTGCTTCTAAAGTGAAGGATAGCCATTATCAAAAATCTTCATCAAAATTGGATGGAAACTATAAAAATGAGAGTGATAGCTTTTCAGACAGCCGATCAtcagacagagagacaaaacacaagaggaggaaaaggaaaaccAGGAGCCTAAGTGTGGAGATAGTTTATGAAGGAAAAGCTACAGATACAGCTAAacatcataaaaagaaaaagaagaaacacaagaagAAGCATAAGAAACACCATGGAGATAATACTTCACGGTCCCCAGTTGTTATTACCATTGACAGTGACAGTGATAAGGATTCTGAAGTCAAAGAAGATACAGAGTATGACAATAATGGTCTTCCAGACCCTCTACACAATGAGTTTTTGGCTCCTTCCTTGGAACCATTTGAAACTAAAGAGGTTGTTACAATAGAAGATGAATTTGGAGTCCTGGACAAAGACTGTGACATTACCACACTTACTAGCAACTTAAATAATGGCAACAAAACTGTGGATGTTATTCCACCCCAGGCAACTTCAGTTGAACAAACTCTTGACGTGAGAGAAGAGAGCACCTTTGCCTCTGATTTGGAGAACCAGTCCAGTAATGTGTCTCTTCAGTCTGAGCCATTAAGGCAGTTGCCATCTCCACGGACATCGTTAATGTCAGTGTCTCTTGGTAGAGACGGATAG
- the TOPORS gene encoding E3 ubiquitin-protein ligase Topors isoform X4 translates to MASAAKEFKMDNFSPKAGTSKLQQTVPADASPDSKCPICLDRFDNVSYLDRCLHKFCFRCVQEWSKNKAECPLCKQPFDSIFHSVRAEDDFKEYVLRPAYNGSFATPDVRRFRYRTTMTRERNASVYSPSSTVNRRTTTPPDSGVLFEGLGISARPRDVEIPQFMRQIAIRRPTTADERSLRKIQEQDIINFRRTLYRAGARVRNIEDGGRYRDISAEFFRRNPACLHRLVPWLKRELTVLFGAHGSLVNIVQHIIMSNVTRYDLESQAFVSDLRPFLLNRTEHFIHEFISFARSPFNMAAFDQHANYDCPAPSYEEGSHSDSSVITISPDEAETQELDMNIATVSQAPWDDETPGPSYSSSEQVHVAMSSVLNTSDSSDEELVTGGATSQIQGVQTNEDLNNDSDDSSDNCVIVGFVKPLAERTPELVELSSDSEELGSYEKMETVKAQEQEQSYSSSDSDVSRCSSPHSVLGKNEQMNKGRCDSGTRIKSKKEEKRSTSISSPRDLRGDRVNSLYNHRHRKRGRSRSSDSRSQSRSGHDQKNHRKHHGKKRVKSKRSRSRESSRPRGRRDKKRSRTRDSSWSRRSQTLSLSSESTSRSRSRSSDHGRRRSRSRNRDRYYLRNNYGSRYKWEYTYYSRNKDRDGYESSYRRRTLSRAHYSRQSSSPEFRIQSFSERNARKKNNHSERKYYYYERHRSRSLSSNRSRTASTGPDRMRNEKPGGKRKYKTRHLEGTNEVAQQSREFASKVKDSHYQKSSSKLDGNYKNESDSFSDSRSSDRETKHKRRKRKTRSLSVEIVYEGKATDTAKHHKKKKKKHKKKHKKHHGDNTSRSPVVITIDSDSDKDSEVKEDTEYDNNGLPDPLHNEFLAPSLEPFETKEVVTIEDEFGVLDKDCDITTLTSNLNNGNKTVDVIPPQATSVEQTLDVREESTFASDLENQSSNVSLQSEPLRQLPSPRTSLMSVSLGRDG, encoded by the coding sequence ATGGCATCAGCCGCTAAAGAATTTAAAATGGACAACTTTTCACCTAAAGCTGGCACTAGCAAATTGCAACAGACAGTACCAGCTGATGCATCTCCTGATTCTAAGTGTCCTATATGCTTGGATAGATTTGATAATGTGTCTTACTTAGATCGCTGCTTACATAAGTTCTGTTTTCGCTGTGTACAGGAGTGGTCAAAAAACAAAGCTGAATGTCCACTATGTAAACAGCcctttgattctattttccattcTGTGAGGGCAGAAGATGACTTCAAGGAGTATGTCTTAAGGCCTGCATATAATGGTTCCTTTGCTACCCCTGATGTTCGGCGATTTCGCTACCGTACAACCATGACAAGGGAGCGGAATGCATCTGTTTATTCACCTAGTAGCACCGTGAATAGAAGAACAACCACTCCGCCAGACAGTGGAGTATTATTTGAAGGATTAGGCATTTCAGCAAGACCTAGAGATGTTGAAATTCCTCAATTTATGAGACAAATTGCAATAAGGAGGCCAACTACTGCAGATGAACGATCTTTACGGAAAATTCAAGAACAAGATATTATTAATTTTAGACGAACTCTCTATCGTGCAGGTGCTCGAGTTAGAAATATTGAAGATGGTGGCCGCTACAGGGATATTTCAGCAGAATTTTTCCGTAGAAACCCAGCTTGCCTTCATAGATTAGTCCCCTGGCTAAAACGTGAGCTCACAGTTCTCTTTGGCGCTCATGGATCTTTAGTCAATATTGTCCAGCACATCATCATGAGTAATGTTACTCGCTATGACTTGGAGAGTCAGGCGTTTGTGTCTGACTTAAGGCCATTTTTACTTAATCGAACTGAGCATTTTATACATGAATTTATCAGTTTTGCTCGATCTCCTTTTAATATGGCAGCTTTTGACCAACATGCCAATTATGATTGCCCTGCTCCTTCATATGAAGAGGGCAGCCATTCTGATTCTTCAGTCATAACAATATCTCCAGATGAAGCCGAGACCCAAGAACTGGATATGAACATAGCCACTGTTAGTCAGGCACCATGGGATGATGAAACTCCAGGACCATCTTACTCAAGCTCAGAGCAGGTACATGTTGCCATGTCTTCCGTTTTAAATACTTCGGACAGCTCAGATGAAGAACTTGTCACAGGCGGAGCCACATCTCAGATACAAGGTGTGCAAACCAATGAGGACCTAAATAATGACAGTGATGATTCCTCAGATAATTGTGTCATCGTTGGGTTTGTTAAACCACTAGCTGAGCGGACCCCAGAACTTGTTGAACTGTCCTCTGATTCTGAGGAGTTGGGCTCGTATGAGAAAATGGAGACAGTGAAGGCACAAGAACAAGAGCAGTCTTACAGTTCCAGTGATAGTGATGTGAGTAGATGTTCATCTCCACACTCTGTCCTTGGAAAGAATGAGCAAATGAATAAAGGCCGTTGTGATTCTGGTACAAGAATCAaatcaaagaaggaagaaaaacgaTCTACATCAATATCATCTCCCAGAGACCTGAGAGGAGACAGAGTAAATTCCCTGTATAACCATAGACACAGGAAGAGGGGAAGATCAAGAAGTTCAGATTCACGGTCCCAAAGTAGAAGTGGGCATGATCAGAAAAATCATAGAAAACATCATGGGAAGAAAAGAGTGAAGAGCAAACGATCCAGAAGCAGGGAGAGTAGTAGACCTAGAGGGAGAAGAgataaaaagagatcaagaactAGAGATAGCAGTTGGTCAAGAAGAAGCCAAACTCTCTCTCTAAGTAGTGAAAGCACAAGCAGATCAAGGTCTCGTAGCAGTGATCATGGGAGAAGAAGATCACGGAGCAGAAATAGAGATCGTTActatttaagaaataattatGGAAGCAGATACAAGTGGGAATATACTTACTATAGTAGAAACAAGGACAGGGATGGCTATGAATCATCTTATAGGAGGAGGACTCTGTCTAGAGCCCACTATTCCAGACAATCTTCAAGTCCAGAATTTAGAATTCAGTCTTTTTCTGAAAGAAATGCCAGGAAAAAGAATAATCACAGTGAAAGGAAATATTACTATTATGAAAGGCACAGATCAAGGAGCCTGTCTAGTAATAGATCAAGGACTGCATCTACAGGACCTGACCGAATGAGAAATGAAAAGCCTGGCGGGAAACGAAAATACAAAACACGGCATTTGGAGGGTACTAATGAAGTGGCTCAACAGTCCCGTGAGTTTGCTTCTAAAGTGAAGGATAGCCATTATCAAAAATCTTCATCAAAATTGGATGGAAACTATAAAAATGAGAGTGATAGCTTTTCAGACAGCCGATCAtcagacagagagacaaaacacaagaggaggaaaaggaaaaccAGGAGCCTAAGTGTGGAGATAGTTTATGAAGGAAAAGCTACAGATACAGCTAAacatcataaaaagaaaaagaagaaacacaagaagAAGCATAAGAAACACCATGGAGATAATACTTCACGGTCCCCAGTTGTTATTACCATTGACAGTGACAGTGATAAGGATTCTGAAGTCAAAGAAGATACAGAGTATGACAATAATGGTCTTCCAGACCCTCTACACAATGAGTTTTTGGCTCCTTCCTTGGAACCATTTGAAACTAAAGAGGTTGTTACAATAGAAGATGAATTTGGAGTCCTGGACAAAGACTGTGACATTACCACACTTACTAGCAACTTAAATAATGGCAACAAAACTGTGGATGTTATTCCACCCCAGGCAACTTCAGTTGAACAAACTCTTGACGTGAGAGAAGAGAGCACCTTTGCCTCTGATTTGGAGAACCAGTCCAGTAATGTGTCTCTTCAGTCTGAGCCATTAAGGCAGTTGCCATCTCCACGGACATCGTTAATGTCAGTGTCTCTTGGTAGAGACGGATAG